The Halobacterium litoreum genome includes a region encoding these proteins:
- a CDS encoding DUF5830 family protein: protein MGDGDASGRERDDDPVEVGVELLSKLEFESLSVAEAIDRIETVTTHPRTTRRILDEAEARGVVERDSGRVYPQGGGYVSFQSDVFTKEGDFSCRRCGSSLSTGHFVRLDSGELGPFGSSCIRKVTGRD from the coding sequence ATGGGCGACGGCGACGCGTCGGGACGCGAACGAGACGACGACCCCGTCGAGGTCGGCGTGGAACTGCTCTCGAAACTGGAGTTCGAGTCGCTGTCGGTCGCCGAAGCCATCGACCGCATCGAGACGGTCACGACTCACCCCCGGACCACGCGCCGGATTCTCGACGAGGCCGAGGCACGCGGCGTCGTGGAGCGCGACAGCGGCCGCGTCTACCCGCAGGGCGGCGGCTACGTCTCCTTCCAGTCCGACGTGTTCACGAAAGAGGGCGACTTCTCGTGTCGGCGCTGCGGGTCGTCGCTGTCGACGGGGCACTTCGTTCGACTCGATTCGGGCGAACTCGGGCCCTTCGGCTCCTCGTGCATCCGGAAGGTCACTGGTCGCGACTGA
- a CDS encoding DUF7115 domain-containing protein, with translation MNAPALVQSSLEDEDVAAHVPLKGEDALFVTPTRTVVYKADGLLSDEGVDEYPHDAERIEVSEGRRKAKVTMDYGLDGDDTFSVPSKKLDDVLHPVLAGVLNAAGVTGPGETVKRTFRFSELTLVVTSDRVVKHVGAAMWGPDHEEIDFETVTGIDVEEGSVASQLVLETTGRTERIKAPSEEFRDVRETVEEAVFAFHDAANAAEFERMNVDESPEEEVDEVSFGGGVDPIDTSGVGEDDEESAAEPEPDRASEPTTGEPASDDGASDEFASSGFQTAAEKVEPPVDPDELDAELDQLEAAIADLAETVDSQQEVIDQQQAVIDAQQTVLAEQRERLDALRELSRDQ, from the coding sequence ATGAACGCACCCGCGCTCGTCCAGTCGTCACTCGAGGACGAGGACGTCGCCGCGCACGTCCCCCTGAAGGGGGAGGACGCGCTGTTCGTCACGCCGACGCGCACCGTCGTCTACAAGGCAGACGGCCTGCTGAGCGACGAGGGCGTCGACGAGTACCCCCACGACGCGGAACGCATCGAGGTCAGCGAGGGCCGCCGGAAGGCGAAGGTGACGATGGACTACGGACTGGACGGCGACGACACGTTCTCCGTCCCGTCGAAGAAACTCGACGACGTGCTCCACCCCGTGCTCGCGGGCGTGCTGAACGCGGCGGGCGTCACGGGGCCGGGCGAGACGGTCAAGCGCACGTTCCGGTTCAGCGAACTCACGCTCGTCGTGACCAGCGACCGCGTCGTGAAACACGTCGGCGCGGCGATGTGGGGGCCAGACCACGAGGAGATAGATTTCGAGACGGTGACCGGCATCGACGTCGAGGAGGGGAGCGTCGCGAGCCAACTCGTCCTCGAAACCACGGGCCGCACCGAGCGCATCAAGGCGCCCAGCGAGGAGTTCCGGGACGTCCGCGAGACCGTCGAGGAGGCGGTGTTCGCGTTCCACGACGCGGCGAACGCCGCGGAGTTCGAGCGCATGAACGTCGACGAGTCGCCCGAAGAGGAAGTCGATGAGGTGTCGTTCGGCGGCGGCGTCGACCCCATCGACACGAGCGGCGTCGGCGAGGACGACGAGGAGAGCGCGGCGGAACCCGAACCCGACCGAGCGTCGGAGCCGACGACCGGCGAGCCGGCGTCGGACGACGGTGCGAGCGACGAGTTCGCGTCCAGCGGCTTCCAGACGGCGGCGGAGAAAGTCGAGCCGCCGGTCGACCCCGATGAACTCGACGCGGAGTTAGACCAACTGGAGGCCGCTATCGCGGACCTCGCGGAGACCGTCGACAGCCAACAGGAGGTCATCGACCAACAGCAGGCCGTCATCGACGCCCAGCAGACCGTGCTCGCGGAGCAACGCGAGCGCCTCGACGCGCTCCGCGAACTCAGTCGCGACCAGTGA
- a CDS encoding DNA-methyltransferase, with product MATGDVYGDLNYELHDMRDWSGVDADIAICDPPFGLNFDGKAGNYNRDESRVVDGYVEWDVDQYDDRIEQLFDCLAANTVDDGQAIVFSGMDNSHRLHQAALDHDTWRLEGKLYWTYNFAPYCKKRPAHNVYELFWLVKGDDWYYTNECSFDHCEEGEANLSVLDVKRNYLKEMPKYPTRLPVKVVGILLEHFTQPGDTVFDPLAGSGSVGIAASSLGRDAVLGDLNENAKDVFESTVDSLADAGDVFSEEQAESTSLSEFSS from the coding sequence ATGGCTACCGGCGATGTCTATGGGGACCTCAACTACGAGTTACACGACATGCGTGATTGGAGCGGCGTGGATGCGGACATCGCGATTTGTGACCCGCCGTTCGGCCTGAACTTCGACGGCAAAGCCGGGAACTACAACCGCGACGAATCCCGCGTCGTCGACGGATACGTCGAGTGGGACGTCGACCAGTACGACGACAGAATCGAACAGCTGTTCGACTGCCTCGCAGCGAACACGGTCGACGACGGGCAAGCCATCGTCTTCTCCGGCATGGACAACAGCCACCGCCTCCACCAGGCCGCCCTCGACCACGACACGTGGCGACTGGAGGGGAAGCTGTACTGGACGTACAACTTCGCGCCCTACTGCAAGAAGCGTCCCGCGCACAACGTGTACGAGCTGTTCTGGCTCGTGAAAGGCGACGACTGGTACTACACGAACGAGTGCTCGTTCGACCACTGTGAAGAGGGCGAAGCGAACCTCTCGGTGCTGGACGTCAAACGCAACTACCTGAAGGAGATGCCGAAGTACCCGACCCGGCTACCGGTGAAGGTCGTCGGCATCCTCCTGGAGCACTTCACGCAACCGGGAGACACCGTGTTCGACCCGCTCGCGGGGTCCGGGAGCGTCGGCATCGCGGCCAGTTCCCTCGGAAGGGACGCGGTACTCGGTGACTTGAACGAGAACGCGAAGGACGTGTTCGAGTCGACCGTCGACTCGCTGGCCGACGCGGGAGACGTGTTCTCGGAGGAGCAAGCGGAGTCGACTTCGCTGAGCGAGTTCAGTTCGTAA
- a CDS encoding aldo/keto reductase has translation MALDSVPLGRTGLRVSEVAFGTWRFGRENDEGDVEVGRERAHALLDAYADAGGRFIDTADMYGAGRAERYIGEWLAERDREDFVVASKIYWPTRDDPNGRGLNRKHLRHNVDEILERLGTDYVDLLYVHRWDDETPAREFMRTLDGFVRDGKVNYLGASTFEPNAWKVAKANEIARREGYEPFTVAQPRYNAVNREIEGNYLDMCRDYDVGVVPWSPLAGGFLTGKYTRGEEPPEGTRGATDQQFVDSYLTPENFDALEEIEAVARDVGATPAQVSLAWLTHHDQVVAPITGARTPEQLRENLDAADIELTTEQFQRIADAK, from the coding sequence ATGGCCTTGGACTCCGTGCCGCTCGGCCGCACCGGCCTCCGAGTCTCGGAAGTCGCGTTCGGCACGTGGCGGTTCGGCCGCGAGAACGACGAGGGCGACGTGGAGGTCGGCCGCGAGCGAGCGCACGCCCTGCTCGACGCGTACGCCGACGCCGGCGGTCGCTTCATCGACACCGCGGACATGTACGGCGCGGGCCGCGCCGAGCGCTACATCGGCGAGTGGCTCGCCGAGCGCGACCGCGAGGACTTCGTCGTCGCCTCCAAGATTTACTGGCCGACCCGCGACGACCCGAACGGCCGCGGTCTGAACCGCAAGCACCTCCGGCACAACGTCGACGAGATTCTGGAGCGCCTCGGCACGGACTACGTCGACCTGCTGTACGTCCACCGTTGGGACGACGAGACGCCCGCTCGCGAGTTCATGCGCACGCTCGACGGGTTCGTGCGCGACGGCAAGGTCAACTACCTCGGCGCGTCGACGTTCGAGCCGAACGCGTGGAAGGTCGCGAAGGCCAACGAGATCGCGCGCCGCGAGGGGTACGAGCCGTTCACCGTCGCCCAGCCGCGGTACAACGCCGTGAACCGCGAAATCGAGGGGAACTACCTCGACATGTGCCGGGATTACGACGTCGGCGTCGTGCCGTGGTCGCCGCTCGCGGGCGGCTTCCTCACCGGGAAATACACGCGCGGCGAGGAACCCCCGGAGGGCACGCGTGGCGCGACCGACCAGCAGTTCGTCGACTCCTACCTCACGCCGGAGAACTTCGACGCCCTCGAAGAGATAGAGGCGGTCGCGCGGGACGTGGGCGCGACGCCCGCGCAGGTGTCGCTCGCGTGGCTCACCCACCACGACCAAGTCGTCGCGCCCATCACGGGCGCCCGGACGCCCGAGCAACTCCGCGAGAACCTCGACGCCGCGGACATCGAACTCACCACCGAGCAGTTCCAGCGCATCGCCGACGCGAAATAG
- a CDS encoding DMT family transporter yields the protein MTNYRNAVLFLALAAVWGSAFVAIKAGLRAGFEPVLFAAVRYDVAGVIMLAYAARVTDQWRPRSRADWTTVGIAAVLIIAAYHAFLFVGETSPGVSSAAAAVLVGLGPVFTTGFARAFLPSERLSVVGVAGILLGLVGVVVLSDPNFANLLGESTVGELLVALAAASFALGSVLTQRVDDDLAIETLEAWAMLIGAVLMHLLSLGMGETQAIPDSSDALWALAYLSLAASAAGFLVYFELLDRLGPIEINMVSYVAPVFAAAGGVVVTNEPVTSNVVLGFLVIFAGFCLLKRRALADEIEKVRTSWA from the coding sequence GTGACCAACTACCGGAACGCAGTTCTGTTTCTCGCGCTCGCGGCGGTCTGGGGGTCGGCGTTCGTCGCCATCAAGGCCGGCCTCCGCGCGGGCTTCGAACCGGTGCTGTTCGCGGCGGTGCGCTACGACGTCGCGGGCGTCATCATGCTCGCGTACGCGGCGCGCGTCACCGACCAGTGGCGGCCGCGCTCCCGCGCCGACTGGACCACGGTCGGCATCGCCGCCGTCCTGATTATCGCGGCGTACCACGCCTTCCTGTTCGTCGGCGAGACGAGTCCCGGCGTCTCCAGCGCCGCGGCCGCCGTCCTCGTCGGCCTCGGTCCCGTGTTCACGACGGGGTTCGCGCGCGCCTTCCTCCCCTCCGAGCGCCTGTCCGTCGTCGGCGTGGCGGGCATCCTCCTCGGCCTCGTCGGCGTCGTCGTGCTGTCGGACCCGAACTTCGCGAACCTCCTCGGGGAGAGCACCGTCGGCGAACTGCTCGTCGCGCTCGCCGCCGCGAGTTTCGCGCTCGGGAGCGTGCTCACCCAGCGCGTCGACGACGACCTCGCCATCGAGACCCTGGAGGCGTGGGCGATGCTCATCGGCGCCGTCCTGATGCACCTGCTCAGCCTCGGCATGGGCGAGACGCAGGCGATTCCCGACTCCAGCGACGCGCTCTGGGCGCTCGCGTACCTCTCGCTCGCCGCGAGCGCCGCCGGCTTCCTCGTCTACTTCGAACTCCTCGACCGCCTCGGCCCCATCGAAATCAACATGGTGAGTTACGTCGCGCCCGTGTTCGCGGCGGCCGGCGGCGTCGTTGTCACGAACGAACCCGTCACGTCGAACGTCGTCCTCGGGTTCCTCGTCATCTTCGCCGGCTTCTGCTTGCTGAAACGGCGCGCGCTCGCCGACGAAATCGAGAAAGTGCGGACGTCGTGGGCGTAG
- a CDS encoding CBS domain-containing protein: MQARDLMTADVETVEQSEEVSEVLQKLAKRKFTGFPVVDDENRLVGVVTQRDMVELFQPKSRTVWIPIGLPPFLESLEYGFELSWDELETELDLARNAGKPVKKIMTTDVLTVAPDASVDDILEILANDDRDVNRVPVVEGEELVGIVTREDVLRALHAERSGDA; encoded by the coding sequence ATGCAGGCACGCGACCTGATGACCGCCGACGTGGAGACCGTCGAACAGTCCGAGGAAGTCAGCGAAGTCCTCCAGAAACTCGCGAAGCGGAAGTTCACAGGCTTCCCGGTGGTGGACGACGAGAACCGACTCGTCGGCGTCGTCACCCAGCGAGACATGGTTGAGCTGTTCCAGCCGAAGAGCCGGACGGTTTGGATTCCCATCGGCCTGCCGCCGTTCCTCGAATCCCTGGAGTACGGCTTCGAGCTGTCGTGGGACGAACTGGAGACGGAACTCGACCTCGCGCGGAACGCCGGCAAGCCCGTGAAGAAGATTATGACGACCGACGTGTTGACCGTCGCGCCGGACGCGAGTGTCGACGACATCCTCGAAATCCTCGCGAACGACGACCGCGACGTGAACCGCGTGCCGGTCGTCGAGGGCGAGGAGTTGGTGGGCATCGTCACCCGCGAGGACGTGTTGCGCGCGCTCCACGCCGAACGCTCGGGGGACGCGTAG
- a CDS encoding ribonuclease H family protein, which produces MAIVGRSDLRDLFDDSPTPHIAHPPQTHHRDFYVATDGSYASDGSGLGALIETRDGERVARLSVPDEAPDNNVAEYRALHLGLDILAARTPPTASVGVLVDHNDLAANVNTAALASRTRDYRPIGEFSVPDAARHHWRGIRARVVGFSELRAAQVDSSHNPAHVLANQPDQYAHVNDEPARCVLPGSDDSDPQIPPPSRADRHASD; this is translated from the coding sequence ATGGCCATCGTGGGCCGGTCCGACCTTCGGGACCTGTTCGACGACTCTCCGACGCCGCACATCGCGCACCCGCCCCAGACCCACCACCGAGACTTCTACGTCGCCACCGACGGCTCGTACGCCAGCGACGGCAGCGGCCTCGGCGCGCTCATCGAGACGCGGGACGGCGAGCGCGTGGCGCGCCTCTCGGTGCCCGACGAGGCGCCCGACAACAACGTCGCCGAGTACCGAGCGCTCCACCTCGGTCTCGACATCCTCGCCGCGCGCACGCCGCCGACGGCGAGCGTCGGCGTGCTCGTCGACCACAACGACCTCGCCGCGAACGTCAACACGGCGGCGCTCGCGTCCCGGACGCGGGACTATCGGCCCATCGGTGAGTTCTCCGTGCCGGACGCCGCGCGCCACCACTGGCGGGGCATCCGCGCTCGCGTCGTCGGGTTCAGCGAACTCCGCGCGGCGCAGGTCGACAGCAGCCACAACCCCGCCCACGTCCTCGCGAACCAGCCCGACCAGTACGCGCACGTCAACGACGAACCGGCGCGCTGTGTCCTCCCCGGCAGCGACGACTCGGACCCACAGATTCCGCCGCCATCCCGCGCCGACCGACACGCCAGCGACTGA
- a CDS encoding NADP-dependent malic enzyme produces MGTDDDALDDDALEYHASDPPGKLEIATTKPTNTQRDLSLAYSPGVAAPCRKIADDPDDAFTYTTKGNMVGVVSNGSAVLGLGDIGAQASKPVMEGKGVLFKRFADIDVFDIELDQTDADDVVESVAAMEPTFGGINLEDIKAPECFEIETRLREEMDIPVFHDDQHGTAIISGAALLNAAEIAGKDLSELEVVFSGAGASAIASARFYVSLGVKRENVTMCDSSGVITEDRDVNEFKAEFAQPGDGGDLADAMDGADVFVGLSVGGIVSEEMVQSMADDPIVFAMANPDPEIAYEDAKNARDDTVIMATGRSDYPNQVNNVLGFPFIFRGALDVRATDINEDMKVACAEALADLAKQDVPDEVVKAYGDQPLQFGSEYIIPKPLDPRVLFEVAPAVAKAAQESGVARTSLDLEEYREELEARLGKSREMMRIVLNKAKSDPKRVALGEGDDEKMIRAAYQMAEEGIAHPVLLGDRDTIHGVVDGLGLDFDPEIVDPDEGDHAAYADRLYELRKRKGITESEAKSLVERDPNYLGSTMVEAGDADAFLTGLTHHYPSALRPPLQVVGTAPDADYVAGVYMLTFKNRVIFCADATVNQDPEADVLAEVARHTADLARRFNVDPRVAMLSYSNFGSVDNEGTRKPREAAAMLRDDEAIDFPVDGEMQADTAVVEDILQGTYGFSDLEEPANVLIFPNLEAGNIGYKLLQRLGGADAIGPMLVGMGEPVHVLQRGDEVKDIVNLAAVAVVDAQEE; encoded by the coding sequence ATGGGAACCGACGACGACGCGCTGGACGACGACGCGCTGGAGTACCACGCCAGCGACCCGCCCGGAAAACTCGAAATCGCGACGACGAAGCCGACGAACACGCAACGCGACCTCTCGCTCGCGTACTCGCCCGGCGTCGCCGCGCCCTGCCGGAAGATAGCCGACGACCCCGACGACGCGTTCACGTACACGACGAAGGGCAACATGGTCGGCGTCGTCTCCAACGGGTCGGCAGTTCTCGGCCTCGGCGACATCGGCGCGCAGGCCTCCAAGCCCGTGATGGAGGGGAAGGGCGTGCTGTTCAAGCGATTCGCCGACATCGACGTCTTCGACATCGAGCTCGACCAGACCGACGCCGACGACGTCGTCGAGAGCGTCGCCGCGATGGAACCGACGTTCGGCGGCATCAACCTAGAGGACATCAAGGCGCCGGAGTGCTTCGAGATAGAGACCCGCCTCCGCGAGGAGATGGACATCCCGGTGTTCCACGACGACCAACACGGCACCGCCATCATCTCGGGCGCCGCGCTCCTGAACGCCGCCGAAATCGCGGGCAAGGACCTCTCCGAACTGGAAGTCGTTTTCTCCGGCGCCGGCGCGTCCGCCATCGCCTCGGCGCGTTTCTACGTCAGCCTCGGCGTGAAACGGGAGAACGTCACGATGTGTGACTCCTCGGGCGTCATCACCGAGGACCGCGACGTCAACGAGTTCAAGGCCGAGTTCGCCCAGCCGGGAGACGGCGGCGACCTCGCGGACGCGATGGACGGCGCGGACGTGTTCGTCGGCCTCTCGGTCGGCGGCATCGTCAGCGAGGAGATGGTGCAGTCGATGGCCGACGACCCCATCGTGTTCGCGATGGCGAACCCAGACCCCGAAATCGCCTACGAGGACGCGAAGAACGCCCGCGACGACACCGTCATCATGGCGACCGGGCGCTCGGACTATCCGAACCAGGTGAACAACGTCCTCGGGTTCCCCTTCATCTTCCGGGGCGCACTCGACGTGCGCGCGACGGACATCAACGAGGACATGAAAGTCGCGTGCGCCGAGGCGCTCGCCGACCTCGCGAAACAGGACGTGCCCGACGAGGTCGTGAAGGCCTACGGCGACCAGCCCCTCCAGTTCGGCTCCGAGTACATCATCCCGAAACCGCTCGACCCGCGCGTGCTGTTCGAGGTGGCGCCCGCCGTCGCGAAAGCCGCCCAGGAGTCCGGCGTCGCCCGGACGAGCCTCGACCTCGAGGAGTACCGCGAGGAACTCGAAGCGCGCCTCGGGAAGAGCCGCGAGATGATGCGCATCGTCCTCAACAAGGCCAAGAGCGACCCCAAGCGCGTCGCGCTCGGCGAGGGCGACGACGAGAAGATGATTCGCGCGGCCTACCAGATGGCCGAGGAGGGCATCGCCCACCCCGTCCTGCTCGGTGACCGCGACACCATCCACGGCGTCGTCGACGGCCTCGGCCTCGACTTCGACCCCGAAATCGTCGACCCCGACGAGGGCGACCACGCGGCGTACGCCGACCGCCTCTACGAACTCCGCAAGCGCAAGGGCATCACCGAGAGCGAGGCCAAGAGCCTCGTGGAGCGCGACCCGAACTACCTCGGGTCGACGATGGTCGAAGCCGGCGACGCCGACGCGTTCCTCACCGGCCTCACCCACCACTACCCGAGCGCGCTCCGTCCGCCCCTGCAGGTCGTCGGCACCGCGCCCGACGCCGACTACGTCGCCGGCGTCTACATGCTGACGTTCAAGAACCGCGTCATCTTCTGCGCGGACGCCACCGTCAATCAGGACCCGGAGGCCGACGTGCTCGCTGAGGTCGCGCGTCACACCGCGGACCTCGCGCGCCGCTTCAACGTCGACCCCCGGGTCGCGATGCTGTCGTACTCGAACTTCGGGAGCGTCGACAACGAGGGCACGCGGAAACCCCGCGAGGCCGCCGCGATGCTGCGCGACGACGAGGCCATCGACTTCCCCGTCGACGGCGAGATGCAGGCCGACACCGCCGTCGTCGAGGACATCCTGCAGGGCACGTACGGCTTCTCGGACCTCGAAGAGCCCGCGAACGTCCTCATCTTCCCGAACCTCGAAGCCGGCAACATCGGCTACAAGCTCCTGCAGCGCCTCGGCGGCGCGGACGCCATCGGCCCGATGCTGGTCGGGATGGGTGAACCGGTCCACGTCCTCCAGCGCGGCGACGAAGTCAAGGACATCGTGAACCTCGCCGCCGTCGCCGTCGTCGACGCGCAGGAAGAGTAG
- a CDS encoding COX15/CtaA family protein, protein MARRSYYLAAATTALTFVLILLGEFTAVSASGATCGLEWPYCNGQLLPFGLPLHDFIEWFHRFVAMIVGFFILGTGAVAWRNYDQRDVRLGGVLAVVLLPLQVILGGTTVTFSGLVPWGYMPLTQAIHHLAALAIFTALVYTTLRMRELAGVGVGRVRTAALAGLAVLPFELAFSRNTLFAVYGTRVQMAHHFFELLVFTAALAGFVWARRRGDRTAERATALAAGLVTAQILLGVGLFQFSAAVQLAYYALAAAVGALLVAAVRTAARDGPAAATT, encoded by the coding sequence ATGGCTCGCCGCTCGTACTACCTCGCGGCCGCGACGACCGCGCTCACGTTCGTGCTCATCCTGCTCGGGGAGTTCACCGCCGTCTCCGCGTCGGGTGCGACGTGCGGACTGGAGTGGCCGTACTGCAACGGACAACTGCTCCCGTTCGGCCTGCCGCTCCACGACTTCATCGAGTGGTTCCACCGCTTCGTGGCGATGATCGTCGGCTTCTTCATCCTCGGCACCGGCGCCGTCGCGTGGCGGAACTACGACCAGCGGGACGTCCGCCTCGGCGGCGTCCTCGCCGTCGTCCTCCTGCCCCTGCAGGTGATTCTCGGCGGCACCACCGTGACGTTCAGCGGCCTCGTCCCGTGGGGGTACATGCCGCTCACGCAGGCGATTCACCACCTCGCCGCGCTCGCCATATTCACCGCGCTCGTCTACACGACGCTCCGCATGCGCGAACTCGCGGGCGTCGGCGTCGGCCGCGTCCGCACCGCCGCGCTCGCCGGCCTCGCCGTCCTCCCGTTCGAACTCGCGTTCTCCCGGAACACGCTGTTCGCGGTGTACGGCACGCGCGTCCAGATGGCCCACCACTTCTTCGAGTTGCTCGTGTTCACCGCCGCGCTCGCCGGGTTCGTGTGGGCGCGCCGCCGCGGCGACCGCACCGCCGAGCGTGCCACCGCGCTCGCCGCGGGGCTCGTCACCGCTCAGATTCTGCTCGGCGTCGGCCTGTTCCAGTTCTCCGCCGCGGTCCAACTGGCGTACTACGCGCTCGCCGCCGCCGTCGGTGCGTTGCTGGTCGCCGCCGTCCGCACGGCCGCCCGCGACGGGCCGGCCGCGGCGACGACCTGA
- a CDS encoding basic amino acid ABC transporter substrate-binding protein: MTDISRRTYLKSVGGTGVALSVAGCSSILGGGSAGTIVPGTASGFPPFEFVNEQGELVGFDVDLLTAVVDETDYELGEWSDLNFDTLITALQNDQIDTIAAAMTITEGRDETIDFTDPYYDANQAVLVRENSDFRPSGTGDLADRPIGAQSGTTGESEMQALVEEGVVSESQTTAYENYVLAVQDLVNGNVDAVIVDTPVAETFVADRPVVSAFTIETGEQYGFGVRTNDDDRQQALNEGLQAVMDDGTYEELTRKWFASE, translated from the coding sequence ATGACAGATATCAGCAGGCGGACGTATCTCAAGAGCGTCGGCGGGACGGGCGTCGCGCTCTCGGTCGCGGGCTGTTCTAGCATCCTCGGCGGCGGCAGCGCCGGCACCATCGTCCCCGGCACCGCGTCCGGGTTCCCGCCGTTCGAGTTCGTCAACGAACAGGGCGAACTCGTCGGCTTCGACGTCGACCTGCTGACGGCGGTCGTCGACGAGACCGACTACGAACTCGGCGAGTGGTCGGACCTCAACTTCGACACGCTCATCACCGCGCTCCAGAACGACCAGATCGACACCATCGCCGCGGCGATGACCATCACCGAGGGCCGCGACGAGACCATCGACTTCACGGACCCCTACTACGACGCCAACCAGGCCGTCCTCGTCCGGGAGAACAGCGACTTCCGCCCGTCCGGCACCGGCGACCTCGCGGACCGCCCCATCGGCGCGCAGTCCGGCACCACCGGCGAGAGCGAGATGCAGGCGCTCGTCGAAGAGGGCGTCGTCTCCGAGTCCCAGACGACGGCCTACGAGAACTACGTGCTCGCCGTGCAGGACCTCGTGAACGGGAACGTCGACGCCGTCATCGTCGACACCCCGGTCGCGGAGACGTTCGTCGCGGACCGCCCCGTGGTCTCCGCGTTCACCATCGAGACCGGCGAACAGTACGGCTTCGGCGTCCGCACGAACGACGACGACCGCCAGCAAGCGCTCAACGAGGGCCTGCAAGCCGTGATGGACGACGGCACCTACGAGGAACTCACGCGCAAGTGGTTCGCTAGCGAGTAA
- a CDS encoding amino acid ABC transporter permease codes for MDATLLPLQAETDWAFVWRQRQFFVEGTWIAVQLTFFSIVLGFLLGLPAGVAEAYGGRYSKGVVRPVGVALRGTPILVIIAITYFAVGVSPVFLAATVALGLRSAAYQSQIFRGAIESVSGGQMEAARAVGLSKLEAIRHVVLPQALRRSVPGFQNEFTIVLKDTSIAYAIGVAELLKRSSDLYSIRTSAALEVFLAASAIYFVLTFTVNRGIEAVHRHVAIPGGETQ; via the coding sequence ATGGACGCGACGCTACTCCCCCTGCAGGCCGAGACCGACTGGGCGTTCGTCTGGCGACAGCGCCAGTTCTTCGTCGAGGGGACGTGGATAGCCGTCCAACTCACCTTCTTCAGCATCGTGCTCGGCTTCCTCCTCGGCCTGCCCGCCGGCGTCGCCGAGGCGTACGGCGGTCGGTACAGCAAGGGCGTCGTCCGCCCGGTGGGCGTCGCGCTCCGCGGCACGCCGATTCTCGTCATCATCGCCATCACGTACTTCGCGGTCGGCGTCTCCCCCGTCTTCCTCGCGGCGACCGTCGCACTCGGCCTGCGGAGCGCCGCCTACCAGAGCCAAATCTTCCGGGGCGCCATCGAGAGCGTCAGCGGCGGACAGATGGAGGCCGCGCGAGCGGTCGGCCTCTCGAAACTCGAAGCCATCCGCCACGTCGTCCTCCCGCAGGCGCTCCGCCGGTCCGTCCCGGGCTTCCAGAACGAGTTCACTATCGTGCTCAAAGACACCAGCATCGCGTACGCCATCGGCGTCGCGGAACTACTGAAACGCTCCAGTGACCTCTACTCGATTCGCACCTCCGCCGCGCTCGAAGTGTTCCTCGCGGCGTCTGCGATATACTTCGTGTTGACGTTCACCGTGAACCGCGGCATCGAAGCCGTCCACCGCCACGTCGCCATCCCCGGAGGTGAGACGCAGTGA
- a CDS encoding amino acid ABC transporter ATP-binding protein gives MTDPLVDVDDVYKSYGEERVLDGISFEMDRQDVQVLVGPSGSGKSTMLRCINRLTDIDDGDIALDGTSIFDIDENDLRRDVGMVFQDGNLFAHLTAIENVKLGLKRVRDMGDKKATEKAAWELEQVGLREQANSYPAELSGGQKQRVGIARALAMDPKLMLFDEPTSALDPELIGEVLAVMRELADEGMTMLVVTHEMRFARQVATDIMFLEDGRIVEHGPPEQLFEDPENERTASFLGRLTELHGGQ, from the coding sequence GTGACCGACCCGCTCGTGGACGTCGACGACGTCTACAAGAGCTACGGCGAGGAGCGCGTCCTCGACGGCATCTCCTTCGAGATGGACCGACAGGACGTGCAAGTCCTCGTCGGACCCTCTGGCTCCGGGAAGTCGACGATGCTCCGATGCATCAACCGCCTCACGGACATCGACGACGGCGACATCGCGCTCGACGGCACCTCCATCTTCGACATCGACGAGAACGACCTGCGCCGCGACGTGGGGATGGTGTTCCAGGACGGCAACCTCTTCGCGCACCTCACCGCCATCGAGAACGTCAAACTCGGCCTGAAGCGCGTCCGCGATATGGGCGACAAGAAGGCCACCGAGAAGGCGGCGTGGGAACTCGAACAGGTCGGCCTGCGCGAGCAGGCGAACTCCTACCCGGCGGAACTCTCCGGCGGGCAGAAACAGCGCGTCGGCATCGCTCGCGCGCTCGCGATGGACCCGAAACTGATGCTGTTCGACGAACCCACGTCCGCGCTCGACCCGGAACTCATCGGTGAAGTGCTCGCGGTGATGCGGGAACTCGCCGACGAGGGGATGACGATGCTCGTCGTCACCCACGAGATGCGGTTCGCGCGACAGGTCGCGACCGACATCATGTTCCTCGAAGACGGCCGCATCGTCGAACACGGGCCGCCCGAACAACTGTTCGAGGACCCGGAGAACGAGCGCACGGCGTCGTTCCTCGGTCGCCTCACCGAACTCCACGGCGGCCAATGA